TCGCGAGTCGTGCCGTGCGCGCCCCGTAGAACCGGCCGATGGCCTGGTGCCCGAGACAGACGCCCAGCACCGGGATCCGGCCGGCGTAGTGGGCGAGGGCGGCGAGGCAGACGCCGTAGGAACCGGGATTCTCGACGGAGCCCGGACCGGGCGACAGCACCAGGTGGGTGGGGTGCTGTGCGGCGATCTCGTCGAGCTCCGCGGTGTTGCGCAGGACCGTCGGTCGCGCGCCGGCGACCGCCAGGTACTGCACCAGGTTGTAGGTGAACGAGTCGAAGTTGTCCAGCACGACGACGCGACGGCTCATGCCGGCTTCCTCCGCACGGCCCGGCCCTCGATCTCGAAGCGCAGTTCCGGACGGCAGACGTCCACGGTGTTCAACAGGTACGGCACGGTGAAGCCGCCGTCGGAACAGTGCGCCTCGAAGGCGCTTCTCGCCTCCGCGTCCTTGCAGTAGACGTAGCAGCTCACCACGTCCTCGGGGGTGAGGTCCGCGCCGGCGAGCAGGTCGGTGAAGCTGGCCATCGCGTAGGCCACGGCGGCCCGCACGTCATCCTGCGGCAGGGATTCGCCGCGCTTGTCGATGCTGGAGATGCCGGAGACGTGCACCGCCTCGCAGCCGTTGCGGTGCGACCGGTTGGCGCGCACGAAGCGGGGGCCGTAGTCGTAGGGCGCGCACTGCAGGTCGGTGCCGAACGGGGTCGCCGCCGGCGCACCGTCCCGCGCGACCGCCTCGGCCATCACGGCCACCGCCTGGCCGGGCGGCAGTCCGGCGCCGATGCCGGTGCTGGCCGGGTAGGTGGTGAGCTTCCACCTGTCGAAGGTGGCGTCCCGCGCCTTGTTCAGCTCGGCGTAGGTCTCCTCGATGTCGGCGAGGAAATACCAGGTGCGGTCGAGGTGGCGGGGCTCCATGCCGGCCTGGGTGAGCGCCGCCTCCAGCCCGTGCAGGGCCGCCATCGACTGCTCGAACGTGGACCCCTCGCGGCTGGGCGCGGCGACGTGCGCCAGCCGCCGGACCTCGGCGCCGTCCTCGTGGGTGCGGACCAGGCGGGTGCCGGGGCCGAGCGCCACGACCTCCACCTCCGCACCGGGCAGCGGGACGATCGCGGTGACCTCGACGCCGGGCCGTCCGGTGGCCGCGTACTGGCGCCCGGCGGTCAGCGGGCGCAGCGGGCGGTCCCCGTCGGGCGCCAGATCGACGTCGCCGAAGACCACGACGCGCAGGCACTCGGCGCCCGGTTCCCTCGTGACCTGTTCGACGACGGCGTCGACATCGGCCTGCGTGATGACATCTCCGGTCGCCGGCCAGCAGGCCTGGACCTCGTCGTACCGGATTCCGCGGACACGTCGAATGACGATGACGCCCTCCCCGTGGTGACTGTCGCGTTCGGCGACAGGGCTGGCCGCCGGAACGAGGAATCTGGCTCTGCGGAACCGGGGGGAACGTCCTTGTGTCCCACGCCGGTCCGACGCCGCGAAGACTCGCTCATCCTGACACGCACGGGCATCGCCGTCCACCCTGATAGGCGTGGGCCAGTTAGTCGTTGATCTATGCAAAAGTGATATGCGCAGCTCAGGGCGGCCAGGTCGGTGCCGGTTGGCTCTCGCTTGAGTGATCGGATCACCCCGCCTGGTGAGCGCGAAAGAACCATAAAAGCCGATATAGCCGTTGTTCTCGGGTGCGCGGGTCGGCGTGCGGTTTGACATCATGGGGCGCGGGACAGGTGGCGGGGGCGTCACGGAAAAGCGTGCGGGAAAGGGAAGTTCGACCATGTGGAAAACGGCCGAGGCGACGTTCCAGGAAATGTTCTGCAGGATGTACGAGGTCGCCGAGCCGGCGGTGCCGCTCAGCAGGATAATTCACTGGCGAGCCGTCACCGCCGACGTCGGAATGCAGGATGACGACTGCAATCTCGGCACGGCTTTCGTGCCGGCCGGACACTTCTACGAGATGCACATCCCGGTGCCCGCCGACGAACGGCGCCGGGCCGACCGCGAGCGCGCCCGGCGGGCCGGCGCGGACTGGTTGCTCTACCCGCAGATCCGCACCACCGGCGACACCGCCGCGCTCGCCGTGGACGGCTTCCTCGACCTGCCCTGGTTCATCGAGGCGCAGTACCGGGTGCGCGCCGGCGTCGACGACGACCTGCGGGCCCACCTGGGCAACTCCCGCTACCGCGACCTGCGCCGGTTGGTGCGCCGCGCGGCCGGCGAGTACGACTACCGCGTCCTCGACGGCGCCGAGGCGGCGGCCGACCCCGCGGCGCTCAAGGACTTCGACCGGTTGCACGCGCTCAACCTGGCCAAGTACGGACACCGCTACAACCACCTGTCGGCCACCGCCCTCGACCTGGTCCTGGACTCGCCGCTGCGCGACCGGATGCGGCTCTTCCTGCGGCAGTCGCGTGCCGACGGCGCGACCGTGCAGGTCGTGCTCTGCTTCCTCGACCCGACCGGGACCGAGCTGACCATCCTCGCCCAGGGCATCGACCCCGCCCTGGTGTCGCCCGGTCAGAACGTCTACCGCGCCGCGTTCTACGAGCTGTACCGCTGGGGCGAGGACCACGGCGTGGGCGCCTTCAGCCTCGGGCGCGGCAACGAGGTCAAGAAGCTCGACGTCGGGGCGAACACCTACCACCTGCTGGCCAACCACATCGGTGGCGTGTCCGGAGCCGACCCCGCCGTGTTCGCGCCGATGCGCGCCGCGCTGCGCGGCTTCTTCGACCGGGTGATCGGCGAGCTCGAGTCCACCGGCGGCCACCGGGTGACCGTGCGGCGATGACGGATCTGATCCAGGAGAGTTCCGCCACCGGGCGGCAGCGGATGCCGCGCGCCTTCTGGGCGCTGTGGACCGGCAGCCTGCTGAACCGGCTCGGCTACCTGATCCAACCGTTCCTCGCGCTGTTCCTGTCGGGTCGATGGCACCTGTCACCCGGCACCGTCGGTCTGGTCCTGGCGAGCTTCGGCGCCGGGGCCGTGGTGTCGCAGCCGCTCGGCGGCTGGCTGGCGGACCGGTGGGGCGGGCGGCGCACGCTCGTCGCCGGCCTGCTGGCCACCGCGGCGACGGCGATGACCATTCCCTGGGCCGGCACCCTGCCCACCCTGGTCGGGGCGGTGGTGCTCTACGGCCTCGCCGTCGACCTCTACCGGCCCGCCCTGGCCGCTCTCGTCGTCGCCACGGTCCCCGGCGAGCAGCGGGCGCGGGCCTTCGGCCTGATCTTCTGGGCGGTCAACCTGGGCAGCGCGGTCGCGGGGCTGGCCGGCGGCGTCATGGCGGAGCGTGGCTTCGTGCTGCTGTTCGCGGCCGACGCGGCAACGTGCGTGATCTTCGCGCTGGTCGCGGTGCGGCTTCTGCCGCCCGACCGGCGGGCGGGTGTCCGCGACGGCGGCCGGGGTGGCGCGGGCCCGGTTTCCGACGCCCTGTTGTGGGCGGTGACCGGCACGTTCCTCGTCTTCGCGGTGCTGCTCGTGCAGGCGTACGTGACCATGCCCCTGATCATGCTCGACCAGGGGCTGCCGGCAACGGCGTACGGGCTGGTCATCGCGGTGAACCCGATCGTGATCCTGGTGGTGCAGCCGGTGCTCGTCGGGCGGCTGGCCGGCTGGCCGCGGATGCCCGTCTACGCCGGCAGCCTGGCGGTCACGGGGGTGGGCTTCGGGCTGCTCGCCGCCGCGCGGGACGTGCCCGTCTACGTGCTCGCGGTCCTGATCTGGACGGTGGGGGAGATCGGCGTGGCGACGGTCGGGCCGACCCTGGTGACCGAGATCGCGAAGCCGGGGTCCGAGGGGCGCTACAGCGGCCTGTTCGGCATGGCGTACGGGGCTTCCAGCCTGGTCGGGCCGCTCGTCGGCGCCGCGGTGCTGGACGCGGCGGGGCCGACGACGCTCTGGGTGGTCTGCGCCGCGGCCGGCGTCGCGGCGGCTGCCGCGGCCTTCGCTCTGCGGGGCGCGGTGGCCCGGCGGACGGCTTCCGCCCGGCCCGGGTGAGGTCAGCCCGCCGGGCGGGCGATGCGTGCCTCGCGGGGGTTGCGGGCGAGCCGGAGCAGGTCCCGACCGTCGACTTGGAGGGTGCGGTCGTTACGGCCGCTGCCACAGTAGACGGGGCCCATGCCGGCTACCGTGACGTCGAAGACGGTGACGACGCCCTCGGCGTCGCTGAGCGGGCTGGCGCCGCCCGGCTCCATGTCGAGCACGTCGAGCGCGGCCGGGTCCGCGGGGCGCAGCCGCGAGCGGGAGGTGCCGACCGCCTCGGCGAGGCCCCGGTAGTCGAGCCGGGCGGGCCCGGGCAGCACCGCCAGCACCAGCCCGTCCCGCGCGCCCTCGAAGGCCAGGGTCTTCACCGATCGCTCCACCGGCAGGTCGAGCCACGTCGTCACGTCGTCAGCGGTGCGGATGGCCCGGTGCACGGTCACCGCATAGGCCGCTCCGGCCCGGTCGAGAATGCGCATCGGGGTGGGCAACGCATCGCGCGACTCTGTCATTCCGCCGACACTACCGGCCCAGGACCGGCGCTCATGACAATGTCCGACGTGGATGGCGTGGTGGGGTGCGCCGCGCCGCGTGGCGCCGTGCCACCGTCCACAGGGATGATCTTGAGAGTTCCATTGACATCACCCCTCGGGCATGAGTTAACTGTTTCACGGCCACAAAGAGTGATCCGCTGAACCCTCGCGGTAACTCGACGCAGCGCTGACACGGGGAGTTAATCGCGCATGAGCCACGCCACTCGGCGGACCAGATCCACCTGTTGACCTGCTGACATCACCCTGCGCCACGCCGTGGCGGCAGGCTGTTTCCGCTGCTCCGTGCGCACGGCCGCCACATCGCGGTGGTGGCATCCGCACGCCCGCAGCCGCCACACATGCCGTTCGCCCGCCCCGGGACCACTGGAGGCTGACTCATGGCTCAATCCTTTCCGCCCTTCGGGGAAATTCTCGCCGAGGCCCAGAAAAGCCTGGACGCGATGCCGATCACCGCGCTCGCCGAGATCGGCATTCTGCAACCGGTGGAGAACTACTATCTGGTCGGCACGTACCCGCCCCTCAAGGCGATGGCGGAGATCACGCCGGCCGAGACCTTCGCCGGCCTGACCCGGAACGCGAATGTCTACCTGCACCTGCCGTTCTGCGAACAGCGCTGCACGTTCTGCCACTTCGCCAAGGAGATCCGGCCGGACTCCCCGCGGGTGGCCCGCTACCTCGCCGCGCTGCACCGCGAGATCGCGCTCGTGACCGGGATGCTCCCGCACCCGGTCAGCGCGGAAACCGTGTACTTCGGCGGCGGCACCCCGTCCTACCTGTCCGCCCCGCAGATCACGGCGCTCTTCGCCCAGCTCCGGCGGCACATCGACCTCCCGGAGACCGCCGAGGTCACCTTCGAGCTGCACCCGTCGGTCATCGACGCCCCCGACTACACCGACCGGCTCGACGCGCTGCGCGACTCCGGCGTGAACCGGTGGGTCTTCGGCGTGCAGTCCATGGACGACCGGGTGCTGCGCAAGCTCAACCGC
The genomic region above belongs to Micromonospora sp. WMMD1128 and contains:
- a CDS encoding aminodeoxychorismate/anthranilate synthase component II — its product is MSRRVVVLDNFDSFTYNLVQYLAVAGARPTVLRNTAELDEIAAQHPTHLVLSPGPGSVENPGSYGVCLAALAHYAGRIPVLGVCLGHQAIGRFYGARTARLASVRHGHVSTIRLRRSSRIFAGVPSGFPAMRYHSLAVTAATLPDDLRLVASADDDECVMAVEHARQPVYGVQFHPESIGTPAGQLIIDNFLSVTGSRSDSG
- a CDS encoding GNAT family N-acetyltransferase → MFCRMYEVAEPAVPLSRIIHWRAVTADVGMQDDDCNLGTAFVPAGHFYEMHIPVPADERRRADRERARRAGADWLLYPQIRTTGDTAALAVDGFLDLPWFIEAQYRVRAGVDDDLRAHLGNSRYRDLRRLVRRAAGEYDYRVLDGAEAAADPAALKDFDRLHALNLAKYGHRYNHLSATALDLVLDSPLRDRMRLFLRQSRADGATVQVVLCFLDPTGTELTILAQGIDPALVSPGQNVYRAAFYELYRWGEDHGVGAFSLGRGNEVKKLDVGANTYHLLANHIGGVSGADPAVFAPMRAALRGFFDRVIGELESTGGHRVTVRR
- a CDS encoding MFS transporter; amino-acid sequence: MTDLIQESSATGRQRMPRAFWALWTGSLLNRLGYLIQPFLALFLSGRWHLSPGTVGLVLASFGAGAVVSQPLGGWLADRWGGRRTLVAGLLATAATAMTIPWAGTLPTLVGAVVLYGLAVDLYRPALAALVVATVPGEQRARAFGLIFWAVNLGSAVAGLAGGVMAERGFVLLFAADAATCVIFALVAVRLLPPDRRAGVRDGGRGGAGPVSDALLWAVTGTFLVFAVLLVQAYVTMPLIMLDQGLPATAYGLVIAVNPIVILVVQPVLVGRLAGWPRMPVYAGSLAVTGVGFGLLAAARDVPVYVLAVLIWTVGEIGVATVGPTLVTEIAKPGSEGRYSGLFGMAYGASSLVGPLVGAAVLDAAGPTTLWVVCAAAGVAAAAAAFALRGAVARRTASARPG
- a CDS encoding YbaK/EbsC family protein, which gives rise to MTESRDALPTPMRILDRAGAAYAVTVHRAIRTADDVTTWLDLPVERSVKTLAFEGARDGLVLAVLPGPARLDYRGLAEAVGTSRSRLRPADPAALDVLDMEPGGASPLSDAEGVVTVFDVTVAGMGPVYCGSGRNDRTLQVDGRDLLRLARNPREARIARPAG